From a single Brassica rapa cultivar Chiifu-401-42 chromosome A01, CAAS_Brap_v3.01, whole genome shotgun sequence genomic region:
- the LOC103842569 gene encoding beta-fructofuranosidase, insoluble isoenzyme CWINV1: MTKEVCSNIGLWLLFTLLLSKYVVDLEASHHVYNRLTQSSNIKSPSVNQPYRTGFHFQPPKNWMNDPNGPMIYKGIYHLFYQWNPKGAVWGNIVWAHSTSTDLINWDPHPPAIFPSEPFDINGCWSGSATILPDGKPVILYTGIDPKNQQVQNIAEPKDLSDPYLVEWKKSPLNPLMAPDAVNGINASSFRDPTTAWLGHDKKWRVIIGSKIHRRGLAITYTSKDFLKWEKSPEPLHYDDGSGMWECPDFFPVTRFGSKGVETSSFGEPNEVLKHVLKISLDDTKHDYYTIGTYDRVGDKFVPDKGFKMDGTAPRYDYGKYYASKTFYDSAKNRRVLWGWTNESSSVEDDVEKGWSGIQTIPRKIWLDRSGKQLIQWPVRELERLRMKQVNLRNKVLTRSRLEVYGVTAAQADVEVLFKVRNLEKADVIEPSWTDPQLICSKMNMSVKSGLGPFGLMVLASKNLEEYTSVYFRIFKARQNSNKYFVVMCSDQSRSSLEEDNDKTTYGAFVDINPRQPLSLRALIDHSVVESFGGRGRACITSRVYPKLAIGKNSHLFAFNYGSQSVDVLSLSAWSMKSAQIS; this comes from the exons atgacCAAAGAAGTTTGCTCCAACATTGGACTTTGGTTGTTATTCACGTTACTTCTTAGTAAATATGTCGTCGATCTCGAGGCCTCGCACCATGTGTACAACAGACTTACCCAAAGCTCTAACATCAAATCTCCTTCCGTAAACCAGCCCTACCGGACCGGCTTCCATTTTCAACCACCCAAGAATTGGATGAACG ATCCGAATG GCCCGATGATATACAAAGGAATATATCATCTTTTCTACCAATGGAACCCCAAAGGCGCCGTGTGGGGTAACATCGTGTGGGCTCATTCCACATCAACAGACTTAATCAACTGGGACCCACATCCTCCGGCTATCTTCCCGTCTGAGCCGTTTGATATCAACGGATGCTGGTCCGGTTCGGCTACAATCCTCCCCGACGGCAAACCGGTTATCCTCTATACCGGAATCGACCCCAAGAACCAACAGGTCCAAAACATAGCCGAGCCTAAAGATCTCTCCGATCCATACCTCGTGGAATGGAAAAAGTCACCGTTGAATCCTCTGATGGCTCCCGACGCCGTCAACGGAATCAACGCCAGCTCGTTCCGTGACCCAACCACCGCGTGGCTAGGGCACGACAAGAAATGGAGAGTGATCATCGGAAGCAAAATCCACCGCCGTGGACTAGCTATCACTTACACGAGCAAAGACTTTCTAAAATGGGAAAAATCTCCCGAGCCGTTGCATTATGACGACGGAAGTGGAATGTGGGAGTGTCCTGACTTTTTCCCCGTGACGAGGTTTGGCTCTAAAGGCGTGGAAACGTCGTCTTTTGGCGAACCTAATGAGGTTTTAAAACACGTGTTGAAAATAAGCTTGGATGACACGAAACATGATTATTACACGATTGGTACGTACGACCGGGTTGGAGATAAGTTCGTACCCGACAAGGGTTTCAAGATGGACGGTACGGCTCCAAGATATGATTACGGAAAGTACTATGCTTCGAAAACGTTTTACGACTCGGCCAAGAACCGAAGAGTGTTGTGGGGTTGGACTAACGAGTCGTCATCCGTTGAGGATGATGTTGAGAAAGGCTGGTCCGGTATTCAG acGATTCCAAGGAAAATTTGGCTTGATCGGTCCGGGAAACAACTGATTCAATGGCCGGTTAGGGAATTAGAGAGATTACGTATGAAGCAAGTCAACTTACGTAACAAAGTTTTAACAAGATCTAGACTTGAAGTCTATGGTGTGACAGCTGCACAG GCGGATGTGGAGGTTTTGTTCAAAGTGAGAAACTTGGAGAAAGCGGATGTGATAGAACCAAGTTGGACTGATCCACAGTTGATCTGTAGTAAGATGAATATGTCGGTTAAGTCCGGTTTAGGTCCATTCGGTTTAATGGTTCTCGCATCTAAGAACTTGGAAGAGTACACATCCGTTTATTTTAGAATCTTCAAAGCCCGGCAAAACAGCAATAAGTACTTTGTGGTCATGTGCAGTGACCAGAGCAG ATCTTCATTGGAAGAAGATAATGACAAAACAACTTATGGAGCTTTTGTGGATATTAATCCTCGCCAACCACTCTCCCTCAGAGCCTTG ATTGATCATTCAGTAGTGGAGAGTTTCGGTGGAAGAGGAAGAGCATGCATTACCTCCAGAGTGTATCCAAAACTGGCAATAGGAAAAAATTCACATCTCTTTGCTTTTAACTATGGATCTCAAAGTGTTGATGTCTTAAGCTTAAGTGCTTGGAGCATGAAGTCTGCCCAAATCAGTTGA